Proteins encoded by one window of Cloeon dipterum chromosome 2, ieCloDipt1.1, whole genome shotgun sequence:
- the Achl gene encoding la-related protein 6 — MPVPSAGDVIVLQPQQLDEEAPQVTSLLEGVFKMRSDTRDSISSTDSDVSLSYDDDGGAASPPPTEQLLGVGSTASELSSASDSEGCKDSGCEAPAEEDAFVPPDEQMAARIVQQVEFYFSDVNITKDAFLLKHVKRNKEGYVSLKLISSFKRVKHLAKDWRVVAHALANGSSMLQVNEARTKLRRIAPLPRYDDTAPSRTVVALELPLEKPTIESVVDLFAPCGKLALVRILRPGNPVPADVRPFVAALPELATAVCALVEFEDLDGCSCALKRRPACAQAAPLTQWGQMRVLALANKSDSAAAAASAAAGGQQNNKEQRKKRTAKPKQQRPPSAGYESACASDAEFDVLTRRRSSTASSVSSSRSSPLCSPLRSIQNIQNSPLFQYVNAEPYVPRRQSACYFPLPASPLTARPRSNTTPNVLRTLPENVLRLPRGPDGTKGFRQRLMQEAARARSASAPMCPAAAVLAL, encoded by the coding sequence ATGCCCGTTCCCAGTGCAGGTGACGTGATCGTgctgcagccgcagcagctcGACGAGGAGGCCCCGCAGGTCACGAGTCTGCTCGAGGGCGTGTTCAAGATGCGTTCGGACACCAGAGACAGCATCTCGTCGACCGACAGCGACGTGTCGCTGTCttacgacgacgacggcggcgccgcgtcgccgccgccgaccgAGCAGCTGCTCGGCGTCGGCTCCACCGCGTCCGAACTCAGCTCGGCGTCCGACTCGGAGGGCTGCAAGGACTCCGGATGCGAGGCGCCGGCCGAGGAGGACGCGTTCGTACCGCCCGACGAGCAGATGGCCGCCCGCATCGTGCAGCAGGTCGAGTTTTACTTTTCGGACGTGAACATCACCAAGGACGCCTTCCTGCTCAAGCACGTGAAGCGCAACAAGGAAGGCTACGTCTCGCTCAAGCTCATCTCCAGCTTCAAGCGGGTCAAGCACCTGGCCAAGGACTGGCGCGTGGTTGCTCACGCGCTCGCCAACGGCTCGAGCATGCTGCAGGTGAACGAGGCGCGCACCAAGTTGCGTCGCATCGCGCCGCTGCCGCGCTACGACGACACCGCGCCCTCGCGCACCGTCGTCGCGCTCGAGCTGCCGCTCGAGAAGCCGACCATCGAGAGCGTCGTCGACCTGTTCGCGCCGTGCGGCAAGCTGGCGCTCGTGCGCATCCTGCGTCCGGGCAACCCGGTGCCGGCCGACGTGCGTCCCTTCGTGGCCGCGCTGCCCGAGCTGGCCACCGCCGTGTGCGCGCTCGTCGAGTTCGAGGACCTGGACGGCTGCTCGTGCGCCCTGAAGCGCCGTCCCGCCTGCGCGCAGGCCGCCCCGCTCACCCAGTGGGGCCAGATGCGAGTGCTGGCGCTCGCCAACAAGTCCGactcggcggccgcggccgcctcgGCCGCCGCGGGCGGCCAGCAGAACAACAAGGAGCAGCGCAAGAAGCGCACCGCCAAGCCcaagcagcagcggccgccGTCGGCCGGCTACGAGTCGGCGTGCGCCTCCGACGCAGAGTTCGACGTGCTGACGCGCCGACGCAGCTCGACCGCGTCCAGCGTCAGCTCGAGCCGCTCGTCGCCGCTGTGCAGCCCGCTGCGCAGCATCCAGAACATCCAGAACTCGCCGCTGTTCCAGTACGTGAACGCCGAGCCGTACGTGCCGCGCCGGCAGAGCGCGTGCTACTTCCCATTGCCGGCCAGCCCGCTGACGGCGCGCCCCAGGTCCAACACGACGCCCAACGTGCTGCGCACGCTGCCCGAGAACGTGCTGCGCCTGCCGCGCGGCCCCGACGGCACCAAGGGCTTCCGACAGCGGCTGATGCAGGaggcggcgcgcgcgcgctccgcCTCGGCGCCCATGTGCCCCGCCGCCGCAGTGCTGGCcctttaa